From one Streptomyces sp. ICC1 genomic stretch:
- a CDS encoding pentapeptide repeat-containing protein has protein sequence MRTRSDTFLGRLAVAASPSRPWLRIQASNWWTRVLLTGGARRQSLRGADLHGAQLRGADLRGAKLRDAYLRGADLNGAELIRADLRYADLRGADLNGAKLRYANLNGADLILAHLTGADLTGANLTGAYLRDANLRYVNLNGANLTGADLTSADLSHGDLRDAKLRYANLNGADLTRTHLTDANLRGAHLNGADLIRGELRDADLRGAKLRGAKLRGADLNGADLNGADLTGADLRFAKLRGAKLRGANLNGADLTDADLNGANLTEADLTEADLTDVDLTDVDLVGVEWSDQTRWSDGVAAVMRGRSVPIGGGRYRVQGSGNSGADLPVPPVPVS, from the coding sequence ATGAGGACGCGCTCTGACACCTTCCTTGGTCGGCTTGCCGTAGCTGCCAGCCCTTCCCGTCCCTGGCTGCGCATTCAGGCCTCCAACTGGTGGACTCGGGTACTTCTGACTGGCGGCGCTCGGCGCCAGTCCCTGCGCGGCGCGGACCTGCACGGCGCGCAACTGCGCGGCGCGGACCTGCGCGGCGCGAAACTGCGCGATGCGTACCTGCGCGGCGCGGACCTGAACGGCGCGGAACTGATCCGCGCGGACCTGCGCTACGCGGACCTGCGGGGCGCGGACCTGAACGGCGCGAAACTGCGCTACGCGAACCTGAACGGCGCGGACCTGATCCTCGCGCATCTGACCGGCGCGGATCTGACCGGCGCGAACCTGACCGGCGCGTACCTGCGCGACGCGAATCTGCGCTACGTGAACCTGAATGGCGCGAATCTGACCGGCGCGGATCTGACCAGCGCGGACCTGTCCCACGGGGACCTGCGCGACGCGAAACTGCGCTACGCGAACCTGAACGGCGCGGACCTGACCCGCACGCACCTGACCGACGCGAACCTGCGCGGCGCGCACCTGAACGGCGCGGACCTGATCCGCGGGGAGCTGCGCGACGCGGACCTGCGCGGCGCGAAACTGCGCGGCGCGAAACTGCGCGGTGCGGACCTGAACGGTGCGGACCTGAACGGCGCGGACCTGACCGGCGCGGACCTGCGCTTCGCGAAACTGCGCGGCGCGAAACTGCGCGGTGCGAACCTGAACGGTGCGGACCTGACCGACGCGGACCTGAACGGCGCGAACCTGACCGAAGCGGACCTGACCGAAGCGGACCTGACTGACGTGGACCTGACCGACGTGGACCTGGTGGGGGTGGAGTGGTCGGATCAGACACGTTGGTCTGATGGCGTTGCAGCGGTAATGCGGGGTCGGTCCGTGCCGATCGGGGGTGGCCGGTATCGCGTGCAGGGTTCCGGGAACAGCGGGGCGGATCTGCCAGTACCCCCAGTACCGGTGTCCTGA
- a CDS encoding MFS transporter translates to MLLSGLAIVLILFPLTEGHAHRWPLWCFAMLAAGALVLGVFLRQQRRRQGNAPLVTLFLFRVGQFSGGMAADLMHGLLCGLFFMTWTLYLQRGLGMSPLEAAAAVVLLSVGELAGATIAAKTAGRFARRLPQAGALIATAAIIAYGLQIGSHQADLTLLAMTAPVVLIGFGLGMVSGPLADLSLARVPHEDAGSASGLFNTAIHLGIALTAVVFFAITRGSPDGAVNRDAFVTVLWWVGGLLALMWALMFCLPKQAANQAD, encoded by the coding sequence ATGCTGCTGTCCGGCCTGGCCATCGTCCTGATCCTCTTCCCGCTCACCGAGGGCCACGCCCACCGATGGCCGCTGTGGTGCTTCGCCATGCTCGCCGCCGGCGCCCTCGTCCTCGGTGTCTTCCTGCGCCAGCAGCGGCGCAGGCAGGGCAACGCCCCGCTGGTGACCCTGTTCCTCTTCCGGGTCGGGCAGTTCTCCGGGGGCATGGCCGCGGACCTGATGCACGGCCTGCTGTGCGGCCTGTTCTTCATGACCTGGACGCTGTACCTGCAGCGCGGACTGGGCATGAGCCCGCTTGAGGCGGCCGCGGCCGTCGTACTGCTCTCCGTGGGAGAACTGGCCGGCGCGACCATCGCGGCGAAGACCGCCGGACGTTTCGCCCGCCGTCTGCCGCAGGCCGGCGCCCTCATCGCGACCGCTGCGATAATCGCCTACGGGCTCCAGATCGGCAGCCACCAGGCCGACCTGACCCTGCTGGCGATGACCGCTCCGGTGGTACTGATCGGCTTCGGCCTGGGCATGGTCTCCGGCCCACTCGCCGATCTGTCACTGGCCAGGGTCCCGCACGAGGACGCAGGCTCGGCCTCGGGCCTGTTCAACACCGCCATCCACCTGGGCATCGCGCTCACCGCCGTGGTGTTCTTCGCCATCACCCGCGGTTCGCCCGACGGCGCGGTCAACCGCGACGCGTTCGTCACCGTGCTGTGGTGGGTCGGCGGCCTCCTCGCCCTGATGTGGGCCCTGATGTTCTGCCTGCCCAAGCAAGCCGCCAACCAGGCCGACTGA